The following are encoded in a window of Streptomyces sp. SAT1 genomic DNA:
- the ribH gene encoding 6,7-dimethyl-8-ribityllumazine synthase translates to MSGKGAPELSVRNCGDLRVAVIAAQWHEKVMDGLVDGALRALHELGIDEPTLLRVPGSFELPVVAKVLAGRGYDAVVALGVVIRGGTPHFDYVCQGVTQGLTQVSVDTGVPIGFGVLTCDDEEQALDRAGLEGSREDKGHEAVTAAVATAATLRSVSEPWR, encoded by the coding sequence GTGAGCGGCAAGGGTGCACCGGAACTGTCCGTCCGCAACTGCGGCGACCTCAGGGTCGCCGTCATCGCGGCGCAGTGGCACGAAAAGGTGATGGACGGACTCGTGGACGGCGCCCTGCGCGCGCTGCACGAGCTGGGGATCGACGAGCCCACGCTGCTCCGGGTCCCCGGCAGCTTCGAACTCCCGGTGGTGGCCAAGGTGCTCGCCGGACGCGGCTACGACGCGGTCGTCGCCCTCGGTGTCGTCATCCGCGGCGGCACCCCGCACTTCGACTACGTCTGCCAGGGCGTCACCCAGGGGCTGACGCAGGTCTCCGTGGACACCGGCGTGCCCATCGGCTTCGGCGTGCTCACCTGTGACGACGAGGAACAGGCGCTGGACCGGGCCGGTCTGGAGGGCTCCCGCGAGGACAAGGGGCACGAGGCGGTGACCGCGGCGGTGGCGACCGCCGCCACGCTGCGTTCAGTATCCGAACCCTGGCGGTGA
- a CDS encoding nicotinamide mononucleotide transporter family protein, with protein sequence MNWLNSEAFTAFGQHIKWSDMIGNIIGLLGLAFGWRRSIWSWPTQFLSGAILFAAFATAHLSGSAGKQIVVMVVAGYGWVQWNRGRRTGADGHIAVRFATWRERAALLAVAAVGTVAVASLFEAYPSLSWDPWPDAYIFVGTVVAMYAQARGMVEFWLAWLLVDAVGVPLNFANGFAFSGFVYVLYGALVLWGLRDWWLRSRHGARPVPEGAPA encoded by the coding sequence GTGAACTGGCTGAACTCCGAGGCGTTCACCGCGTTCGGCCAGCACATCAAGTGGTCCGACATGATCGGCAACATCATCGGACTGCTCGGTCTCGCCTTCGGCTGGCGCCGCTCGATCTGGAGCTGGCCCACCCAGTTCCTGTCCGGCGCGATCCTCTTCGCCGCCTTCGCCACCGCCCACCTCTCCGGCAGCGCGGGCAAGCAGATCGTCGTCATGGTCGTCGCCGGCTACGGCTGGGTGCAGTGGAACCGCGGCCGGCGGACGGGGGCCGACGGCCACATCGCCGTCCGCTTCGCCACCTGGCGGGAACGGGCCGCCCTGCTCGCCGTCGCCGCCGTCGGCACCGTCGCGGTCGCCTCCCTGTTCGAGGCGTACCCGTCCCTGTCCTGGGACCCCTGGCCGGACGCCTACATCTTCGTCGGAACCGTCGTCGCCATGTACGCCCAGGCCCGCGGCATGGTCGAGTTCTGGCTCGCCTGGCTGCTCGTCGACGCCGTCGGCGTCCCGCTGAACTTCGCCAACGGCTTCGCCTTCTCCGGCTTCGTCTACGTCCTCTACGGCGCGCTCGTCCTGTGGGGCCTGCGCGACTGGTGGCTGCGCTCCCGGCACGGGGCGCGGCCCGTCCCGGAAGGAGCGCCCGCATGA
- a CDS encoding AAA family ATPase has protein sequence MDFGTQGPEAPADLAWLRGVDAYTMGAYPQAEEEFRAAVEMDPAMADGWLGLHALRVDTTTALLRMFRHRDRFGEQRTRHRRTLNSWYWLGWWVQPVLESPRDLLLAHASHWLDGRHVPELDRALAGLPPVDTDAQVRFLHACRAYLVKDWEQLVRHTDPLVDDAMLGIEAGLFGGMARVRLEMYGQAEPLLSAALMRCRSEQPQRKELRYWLARAHEGTGRSAAALPLYRAVHRVDPAFMDTSARLAAIAEGDGYDDEAADFAAVTLAGAGQDSVDGPDVLDPLFGTEGRDLRLDEPDPPAAGPFPPPAGPAVRERGTGAGGPLPSGPTDPALLEQALAELERMVGLEPVKRQVKALSAQLNMARLRAGQGLPVQPPKRHFVFSGPSGTGKTTVARILGRVFYALGLLGGDHLVEAQRADLVGEYLGQTAVKANELIDSAIGGVLFVDEAYSLSNSGYGKGDAYGDEALQVLLKRAEDNRDHLVVILAGYPEGMDRLLAANPGLSSRFTSRVDFPSYRPGELTEIGKVLAAENGDQWDEEALDELGSIAAHVVDQGWIDELGNGRFLRTLYEKSCAYRDLRLSGYPGTLTRDDLATLRLPDLMQAYGEVLSGRGPQDPSAL, from the coding sequence ATGGACTTCGGCACGCAGGGCCCCGAGGCCCCGGCCGACCTCGCCTGGCTGCGGGGCGTGGACGCCTACACCATGGGCGCCTATCCGCAGGCCGAGGAGGAGTTCCGGGCCGCGGTGGAGATGGATCCGGCGATGGCGGACGGCTGGCTGGGACTGCACGCGCTGCGCGTCGACACGACGACCGCGCTGCTGCGGATGTTCCGCCACCGCGACCGCTTCGGCGAGCAGCGCACCCGGCACCGCCGCACCCTCAACTCCTGGTACTGGCTCGGCTGGTGGGTGCAGCCGGTGCTGGAGAGCCCCCGCGATCTGCTGCTCGCGCACGCCTCGCACTGGCTGGACGGCCGCCATGTGCCCGAGCTGGACCGGGCGCTGGCCGGGCTGCCGCCGGTGGACACCGACGCCCAGGTCCGGTTCCTGCACGCCTGCCGGGCCTATCTGGTCAAGGACTGGGAGCAGCTCGTACGGCACACCGACCCGCTGGTCGACGACGCGATGCTCGGCATAGAGGCCGGGCTGTTCGGCGGCATGGCCCGGGTCAGGCTGGAGATGTACGGACAGGCCGAGCCGCTGCTGTCGGCCGCGCTGATGCGGTGCCGCAGCGAGCAGCCGCAGCGCAAGGAGCTGCGCTACTGGCTGGCGCGGGCGCACGAGGGCACCGGCCGCAGCGCCGCAGCGCTCCCCCTGTACCGGGCGGTGCACCGGGTCGACCCCGCCTTCATGGACACCTCGGCACGGCTCGCCGCCATCGCCGAGGGCGACGGCTACGACGACGAGGCCGCCGACTTCGCCGCGGTCACCCTCGCCGGGGCCGGCCAGGACAGCGTGGACGGCCCCGACGTGCTGGACCCGCTGTTCGGCACCGAGGGCCGGGACCTGCGCCTGGACGAACCCGATCCGCCCGCCGCCGGACCGTTCCCGCCGCCGGCCGGACCCGCGGTGCGCGAGCGCGGCACGGGCGCGGGCGGTCCGCTGCCCAGCGGTCCCACCGACCCCGCGTTACTTGAGCAGGCGCTCGCCGAGCTGGAGCGCATGGTGGGGCTTGAGCCGGTGAAACGCCAGGTCAAGGCGTTGTCGGCACAGTTGAACATGGCCCGGCTGCGCGCCGGGCAGGGGCTGCCCGTACAGCCGCCGAAACGACACTTCGTCTTCTCCGGCCCCTCCGGCACCGGCAAGACCACCGTCGCCCGGATCCTCGGCCGCGTCTTCTACGCGCTCGGCCTGCTCGGCGGCGACCATCTGGTGGAGGCCCAGCGCGCCGACCTGGTCGGGGAGTATCTGGGCCAGACCGCCGTCAAGGCCAACGAGCTGATCGACTCCGCGATCGGCGGGGTGCTCTTCGTGGACGAGGCGTACTCGCTGTCCAACTCGGGGTACGGCAAGGGAGACGCGTACGGCGACGAGGCCCTCCAGGTGCTGCTGAAGCGGGCCGAGGACAACCGGGACCACCTGGTGGTGATCCTCGCCGGCTATCCCGAGGGCATGGACCGCCTGCTGGCCGCCAACCCCGGTCTCTCGTCCCGCTTCACCAGCCGCGTGGACTTCCCCTCGTACCGTCCCGGCGAACTCACCGAGATAGGCAAGGTGCTGGCCGCGGAGAACGGCGACCAGTGGGACGAGGAGGCGCTGGACGAGCTGGGCTCCATCGCCGCGCACGTGGTCGACCAGGGCTGGATCGACGAACTCGGCAACGGCCGGTTCCTGCGCACCCTGTACGAGAAGAGCTGCGCCTACCGCGACCTGCGCCTGTCCGGCTATCCCGGCACCCTGACCCGCGACGATCTGGCGACCCTGCGGCTGCCGGACCTGATGCAGGCGTACGGCGAGGTGCTGTCGGGCCGGGGCCCGCAGGATCCGTCGGCCCTGTGA
- a CDS encoding SDR family oxidoreductase → MTTILVTGGTGTLGALVAERLRADGHEVRVLSRRSRPYGVDLREGGPGLDAAVAGVDTVVHCASSTRGGDEEGAAHLIAAARGAGVSHLVYVSIVGVDHVPLGYYQTKRAVERLVEESGLGWTVLRATQFHDLVADLLGKLAGPPVMLLPAGVRDQPVEVAEVAGRLAALAAGAPAGRVPDMGGPEVRGVESLARAYLRATGRHRPVLNVPLAGRVYRGYREGGHLAPDRAVGRRTFEEYLTGRFGGTGLPD, encoded by the coding sequence ATGACCACGATCCTGGTGACCGGCGGCACCGGAACCCTCGGCGCGCTCGTCGCCGAGCGGCTGCGCGCGGACGGGCACGAGGTGCGCGTGCTCAGCCGGCGCTCCCGGCCGTACGGCGTCGATCTGCGCGAGGGCGGCCCGGGGCTGGACGCGGCCGTCGCGGGCGTGGACACGGTCGTGCACTGCGCGAGTTCGACCCGGGGCGGCGACGAGGAGGGGGCCGCCCATCTGATCGCGGCGGCGCGCGGCGCCGGGGTCTCCCATCTCGTGTACGTCTCCATCGTGGGCGTCGACCACGTGCCGCTCGGCTACTACCAGACCAAGCGGGCCGTGGAGCGGCTGGTCGAGGAGTCGGGTCTCGGCTGGACCGTGCTGCGTGCCACCCAGTTCCACGACCTCGTGGCCGACCTCCTCGGGAAGCTGGCCGGGCCGCCGGTGATGCTGCTCCCGGCCGGGGTGCGGGACCAGCCGGTGGAGGTCGCGGAGGTCGCCGGCCGGCTGGCCGCGCTGGCGGCGGGTGCTCCGGCGGGCCGGGTGCCGGACATGGGCGGCCCCGAGGTCCGCGGCGTCGAGTCCCTGGCCCGCGCCTATCTCAGGGCGACGGGCCGCCACCGCCCCGTCCTGAACGTCCCGCTGGCGGGCCGGGTCTACCGGGGCTACCGCGAGGGCGGCCATCTCGCCCCGGACCGGGCGGTCGGCAGGCGGACCTTCGAGGAGTATCTGACGGGACGCTTCGGGGGCACCGGCCTGCCGGACTGA
- a CDS encoding hemolysin family protein → MTLPLLLLGAALLLILANGFFVAAEFGLVTVERPDAEKAAADGDRRARTVVESLGELSFQLSGTQLGITITSLVVGMLAEPALAELLHGPITATGLPAGAVSGVAVVVGMLLASALQMVIGELVPKNWAVSRPLQVARFVAGPQRHFSRLFRPVIAALNTVANRLVRALGVEPADELASARTPGELVSLARHSAQAGALEQDTADLFVRTLSLGELTAQHVMTPRVKVSALQFSATAEDVVNLTRATGLSRFPVYQEKIDEVVGMAHLKDALAVPAHERLRTPVGRIARPALLVPETLPVQPLLAQLRSEQPIAVVVDEYGGTAGVVTLEDIVEELVGEVRDEHDAKDVPELAPVPPEDGRPAWDADGGCRVDLLRRIGLDAPEGPYETVAGLVADLLGRIPAPGDRAELPGWRLSVRQVGHYRAERVRLVRTATAADTAEAVTEAAR, encoded by the coding sequence ATGACCCTCCCCCTGCTGCTCCTCGGAGCGGCCCTCCTGCTGATCCTCGCCAACGGCTTCTTCGTCGCGGCGGAGTTCGGCCTGGTGACGGTCGAGCGCCCGGACGCCGAGAAGGCCGCGGCCGACGGCGACCGACGCGCCCGTACGGTCGTCGAGTCGCTGGGCGAGCTGTCCTTCCAGCTCTCCGGCACCCAGCTCGGCATCACCATCACCTCCCTCGTCGTCGGCATGCTCGCCGAACCGGCGCTGGCCGAGCTGCTGCACGGCCCCATCACCGCGACCGGCCTGCCCGCGGGCGCCGTCTCCGGTGTCGCCGTGGTCGTCGGCATGCTGCTCGCCTCCGCCCTCCAGATGGTGATCGGCGAGCTGGTCCCCAAGAACTGGGCGGTCTCCCGGCCGTTGCAGGTCGCGCGGTTCGTCGCGGGCCCGCAGCGCCACTTCTCGCGGCTGTTCCGCCCGGTGATCGCCGCGCTGAACACCGTCGCCAACCGGCTGGTACGGGCCCTGGGCGTGGAGCCCGCCGACGAGCTGGCCTCCGCCCGCACCCCCGGCGAGCTGGTCTCGCTGGCCCGGCACTCGGCCCAGGCCGGCGCCCTGGAGCAGGACACGGCCGACCTGTTCGTCCGCACCCTGTCCCTGGGCGAGCTGACCGCGCAGCACGTGATGACGCCGCGCGTGAAGGTCAGCGCCCTCCAGTTCTCCGCGACCGCCGAGGACGTGGTCAACCTCACCCGGGCCACCGGGCTGTCCCGCTTCCCCGTCTACCAGGAGAAGATCGACGAGGTGGTCGGCATGGCCCATCTCAAGGACGCCCTCGCCGTCCCGGCGCACGAGCGGCTGCGCACCCCGGTCGGCCGTATCGCCCGGCCCGCGCTGCTGGTCCCCGAGACCCTGCCGGTGCAGCCGCTGCTGGCGCAGCTGCGCAGCGAGCAGCCCATCGCGGTCGTCGTCGACGAGTACGGCGGTACCGCGGGCGTCGTCACCCTGGAGGACATCGTCGAGGAACTCGTCGGCGAGGTCCGCGACGAGCACGACGCCAAGGACGTGCCCGAACTCGCCCCGGTACCGCCGGAGGACGGCCGGCCCGCCTGGGACGCCGACGGCGGCTGCCGGGTCGACCTGCTCCGCCGCATCGGCCTGGACGCGCCCGAGGGCCCGTACGAGACCGTCGCCGGGCTGGTCGCCGATCTGCTCGGCCGCATCCCGGCCCCCGGCGACCGGGCCGAACTGCCGGGCTGGCGGCTGTCCGTGCGCCAGGTCGGCCACTACCGCGCCGAACGGGTCCGCCTGGTCCGCACGGCCACCGCGGCCGACACCGCCGAGGCCGTCACGGAGGCCGCCCGATGA
- a CDS encoding PH domain-containing protein, with amino-acid sequence MSDLPPALPVTFRPGHTRAVLLSAGAAIFVVIAAVAVLLEQLTPGERISFVFTGALLAGVLALLARPKVVADDSGVTVVNIASRRHLEWPQVLQVNLRPGDPWVFLNLSDGTSLPVLGIQPGIARQRAIADARALRALVESHATADPEQTRGA; translated from the coding sequence ATGTCCGACCTGCCGCCCGCCCTTCCCGTCACCTTCCGGCCGGGGCACACCCGCGCGGTGCTGCTCTCCGCGGGGGCCGCGATCTTCGTCGTGATCGCGGCCGTGGCCGTCCTGCTGGAACAGCTCACCCCGGGCGAACGCATCAGCTTCGTCTTCACCGGCGCCCTGCTGGCCGGCGTGCTGGCGCTGCTGGCCCGGCCGAAGGTGGTCGCCGACGACTCCGGCGTCACTGTGGTGAACATCGCATCCCGGCGTCATCTGGAGTGGCCGCAGGTCCTCCAGGTGAATCTGCGGCCCGGCGACCCCTGGGTGTTCCTCAACCTGAGCGACGGCACCAGCCTGCCCGTACTGGGCATCCAGCCCGGAATCGCAAGGCAGCGGGCCATCGCCGACGCCCGCGCGCTGCGTGCCCTCGTCGAGTCGCACGCCACCGCGGACCCGGAGCAGACCCGCGGCGCGTGA
- the hisG gene encoding ATP phosphoribosyltransferase, translated as MLRIAVPNKGSLSGPAADMLHEAGYQQRRESKELRIVDPVNEVEFFYLRPRDIAIYVSSGRLDIGITGRDLLVDSGADAEEILPLGFARSTFRFAAKPGTAESARDLKGRTVATSYEGIVAGHLAEHGIDASVVHLDGAVETAIELGVAEVIADVVETGTSLRNAGLEVFGEPIMKSEAVVIRRTGADTEDPKVQQFLRRLQGVLVARTYVMMDYDCRVEQLEKAVALTPGLESPTVSPLHNEGWVAVRAMVPAKDAQRIMDDLYAIGARAILTTAIHACRL; from the coding sequence ATGCTGCGCATCGCCGTCCCCAACAAGGGTTCACTCTCCGGCCCTGCGGCGGACATGCTGCATGAGGCCGGCTACCAGCAGCGCCGCGAGTCCAAGGAACTGCGCATCGTCGACCCGGTCAACGAGGTGGAGTTCTTCTACCTCCGCCCCCGCGACATCGCGATCTACGTCTCCTCCGGCCGGCTGGACATCGGCATCACCGGCCGCGACCTGCTCGTGGACTCCGGTGCCGACGCCGAGGAGATCCTCCCGCTCGGCTTCGCCCGCTCCACCTTCCGCTTCGCCGCCAAGCCGGGCACGGCCGAGAGCGCGCGGGACCTGAAGGGCCGTACGGTCGCCACCTCCTACGAGGGCATCGTCGCCGGACACCTCGCCGAGCACGGCATCGACGCCTCCGTCGTCCACCTCGACGGCGCCGTGGAGACCGCCATCGAACTGGGTGTCGCCGAGGTGATCGCCGACGTCGTCGAGACCGGCACCTCCCTGCGCAACGCGGGCCTTGAGGTCTTCGGCGAGCCGATCATGAAGTCCGAGGCCGTCGTCATCCGGCGCACCGGCGCCGACACCGAGGACCCCAAGGTCCAGCAGTTCCTGCGCCGCCTCCAGGGCGTCCTGGTCGCCCGGACGTACGTGATGATGGACTACGACTGCCGGGTCGAGCAGCTGGAGAAGGCCGTGGCGCTCACCCCCGGCCTGGAGTCCCCGACCGTCTCCCCGCTGCACAACGAGGGCTGGGTCGCCGTGCGCGCCATGGTCCCGGCCAAGGACGCCCAGCGGATCATGGACGACCTGTACGCGATCGGCGCCCGCGCCATCCTGACCACGGCCATCCACGCCTGCCGCCTCTGA
- a CDS encoding phosphoribosyl-ATP diphosphatase — translation MSKKTFEELFTELQQKAAHGDPATSRTAELVGKGVHAIGKKVVEEAAEVWMAAEHEGKEAAAEEISQLLYHVQVMMVARGISLDDVYAHL, via the coding sequence ATGTCCAAGAAGACGTTCGAGGAGCTGTTCACCGAGCTCCAGCAGAAGGCCGCCCACGGCGACCCCGCCACCTCCCGCACCGCCGAACTGGTCGGCAAGGGGGTCCATGCCATCGGCAAGAAGGTCGTCGAGGAGGCCGCAGAGGTCTGGATGGCCGCCGAGCACGAGGGCAAGGAGGCCGCCGCCGAGGAGATCTCGCAGCTGCTGTACCACGTCCAGGTGATGATGGTCGCCCGCGGCATCTCCCTGGACGACGTCTACGCCCACCTGTAA
- a CDS encoding hemolysin family protein, whose translation MSVLQLVLAALLVLANGFFVGAEFALVSVRRSQIEPLGTARARQVLHGLERLPQMMAAAQFGITVCSLTLGAVAEPTVAKLLEPVFTWMHLPHGVVHPLGYVIALAAVVFFHLVIGEMVPKNLAMAAPEKAALWLGPGLVAFARVCKPVTVALGACAQGILRLFRVEPKDEVEAVFTSEQLNRLVEDSGQAGLLGPEEQERLEDALELGSRPVLDVLLRRDALVTVSPSVTPGEIVALTARTGYSRFPVAAGNGAFMGYLHVKDVLDLEDSDRAVPQRIWRPMTTLRSELPLDDALTVMRRAATHLAQVADASGRVLGVVALEDVLELLVGEVRDPAHRAAPEIRLTEPRPSGEQALAT comes from the coding sequence ATGAGCGTGCTCCAACTGGTCCTGGCCGCCCTGCTGGTACTGGCCAACGGCTTCTTCGTCGGCGCCGAGTTCGCGCTCGTCTCCGTGCGCCGCAGTCAGATCGAGCCGCTCGGCACCGCCCGCGCCCGCCAGGTCCTGCACGGCCTGGAGCGGCTGCCGCAGATGATGGCCGCCGCCCAGTTCGGCATCACCGTCTGCTCGCTGACCCTGGGCGCCGTCGCCGAACCCACGGTGGCGAAGCTGCTGGAGCCGGTCTTCACCTGGATGCATCTGCCGCACGGCGTGGTGCACCCGCTGGGCTATGTCATCGCGCTGGCCGCCGTGGTCTTCTTCCACCTGGTCATCGGCGAGATGGTGCCGAAGAACCTGGCGATGGCCGCCCCGGAGAAGGCCGCGCTGTGGCTCGGCCCCGGCCTGGTCGCCTTCGCCCGCGTCTGCAAGCCCGTCACCGTCGCGCTCGGCGCCTGCGCCCAGGGCATCCTGCGGCTCTTCCGGGTCGAGCCCAAGGACGAGGTCGAGGCCGTCTTCACCAGCGAACAGCTCAACCGGCTGGTGGAGGACTCCGGGCAGGCCGGGCTCCTCGGCCCCGAGGAGCAGGAGCGCCTGGAGGACGCGCTGGAGCTGGGCTCCCGGCCGGTCCTGGACGTGCTGCTGCGCCGCGACGCCCTGGTGACGGTCAGCCCGTCGGTCACCCCCGGCGAGATCGTCGCGCTCACCGCCCGCACCGGGTACTCGCGTTTCCCGGTCGCCGCGGGCAACGGCGCCTTCATGGGGTATCTGCACGTCAAGGACGTCCTCGACCTGGAGGACTCCGACCGGGCCGTCCCGCAGCGGATATGGCGCCCGATGACGACGCTGAGGTCCGAGCTGCCGCTCGACGACGCGCTGACCGTGATGCGCCGCGCCGCCACCCATCTCGCCCAGGTGGCGGACGCCTCCGGCAGGGTGCTCGGCGTGGTCGCGCTGGAGGACGTCCTGGAACTGCTCGTCGGCGAGGTCCGCGACCCCGCCCACCGCGCGGCCCCGGAGATCCGCCTCACCGAACCCCGCCCCAGCGGTGAACAGGCTCTCGCCACCTGA
- a CDS encoding bifunctional 3,4-dihydroxy-2-butanone-4-phosphate synthase/GTP cyclohydrolase II → MSAHPSATAPNEALRAAPAVPPVLYSTDNIEDFALDPVEQAVADIAAGRPVVVVDDENRENEGDLVVAAEKATPEIVAFMMSECRGLICAPMEGGELDRLHLPQMVEDNTESMRTAFTVSVDATAAHGVTTGISAADRATTLQLLASGTAEPTDLVRPGHVFPLRARPGGVLARDGHTEAAVDLARLAGLRPAGAIVEIAGEDGRMLRLPDLVLFARKHGLTIISIEDLIAHRRGSEPTVRHEAEVSLPTAHGTFTAHGFRSTVDGVEHIALVHGEIGTGEDVLVRVHSECLTGDVFGSLRCDCGPQLDASLERIQREGRGVVVYLRGHEGRGIGLMSKLRAYELQERGRDTLDANLELGLPADARDYGAGAQILRDLGVRSVRLMTNNPDKTEALTGHGIKVTGREPMPVQAGEHNLRYLRTKRDRMGHDLPWLDASTASACGNQ, encoded by the coding sequence ATGAGCGCCCACCCGTCCGCCACCGCCCCGAACGAGGCGCTGCGCGCCGCGCCCGCGGTCCCGCCCGTCCTCTACAGCACCGACAACATCGAGGACTTCGCGCTCGACCCGGTCGAGCAGGCCGTCGCCGACATCGCGGCCGGCCGTCCCGTCGTGGTCGTCGACGACGAGAACCGTGAGAACGAGGGCGACCTCGTCGTCGCCGCCGAGAAGGCGACCCCCGAGATCGTCGCCTTCATGATGAGCGAGTGCCGCGGTCTGATCTGCGCCCCCATGGAGGGCGGGGAACTCGACCGGCTGCACCTGCCGCAGATGGTCGAGGACAACACCGAGTCGATGCGGACGGCCTTCACGGTCTCCGTCGACGCCACCGCCGCGCACGGCGTCACCACCGGCATCTCCGCCGCCGACCGCGCCACCACCCTCCAGCTCCTGGCGAGCGGCACCGCCGAGCCCACCGACCTCGTACGGCCCGGCCATGTCTTCCCGCTGCGCGCCCGGCCGGGCGGCGTCCTCGCCCGCGACGGCCACACCGAGGCCGCCGTCGACCTCGCCCGGCTCGCGGGACTGCGCCCGGCCGGCGCGATCGTCGAGATCGCCGGCGAGGACGGCCGGATGCTCCGCCTGCCCGACCTGGTCCTGTTCGCCCGCAAGCACGGTCTGACCATCATCTCCATCGAGGACCTGATCGCCCACCGCCGCGGCAGCGAGCCCACCGTCCGCCACGAGGCGGAGGTCAGCCTCCCCACCGCGCACGGCACCTTCACCGCCCACGGCTTCCGCTCCACCGTCGACGGCGTGGAGCACATCGCCCTGGTGCACGGCGAGATCGGCACCGGCGAGGACGTCCTGGTCCGCGTCCACTCCGAATGCCTGACCGGGGACGTCTTCGGCTCCCTGCGCTGCGACTGCGGCCCCCAGCTGGACGCCTCCCTGGAGCGCATCCAGCGCGAAGGCAGGGGAGTGGTGGTCTATCTGCGCGGCCACGAGGGGCGCGGCATCGGCCTGATGTCGAAGCTGCGCGCCTACGAGCTCCAGGAGCGCGGCCGCGACACGCTGGACGCCAACCTCGAACTCGGCCTGCCCGCCGACGCGCGGGACTACGGCGCCGGCGCGCAGATCCTGCGCGACCTCGGGGTGCGCAGCGTCCGCCTGATGACCAACAATCCCGACAAGACCGAGGCGCTGACCGGCCACGGCATCAAGGTCACCGGCCGCGAGCCCATGCCCGTCCAGGCCGGTGAGCACAACCTCCGCTACCTGCGCACCAAGCGGGACCGGATGGGGCACGACCTGCCCTGGCTGGACGCGTCCACCGCGTCCGCCTGCGGCAACCAGTAG
- a CDS encoding riboflavin synthase, which translates to MFTGIVEELGEVTAVEDLGDAARFRLRGPVVTEGARHGDSIAVNGVCLTVVEHDGEEFTADVMAETLKRSSLGVLAAGSRVNLERPTAVGARLGGHIVQGHVDGTGTILERTPSAHWEIVKISLPAPLARYVVEKGSITVDGISLTVVEAGAEHFTVSLIPTTLALTTLGIKQPGDPVNLEVDVVAKYVERLLGDRAPGAGR; encoded by the coding sequence GTGTTCACCGGAATCGTCGAAGAGCTGGGCGAGGTCACCGCCGTCGAGGACCTCGGCGACGCCGCTCGCTTCCGTCTCCGCGGCCCCGTCGTCACCGAGGGCGCGCGGCACGGCGACTCCATCGCCGTGAACGGCGTCTGTCTCACCGTCGTCGAGCACGACGGCGAGGAGTTCACCGCCGACGTCATGGCGGAGACCCTCAAGCGCTCCAGCCTCGGCGTCCTCGCCGCGGGCTCCCGGGTCAACCTCGAACGCCCCACCGCCGTCGGCGCCCGCCTCGGCGGCCACATCGTGCAGGGCCACGTCGACGGCACCGGCACGATCCTGGAGCGCACGCCCTCCGCGCACTGGGAGATCGTGAAGATCTCGCTGCCCGCCCCGCTCGCCCGCTATGTCGTCGAGAAGGGCTCCATCACCGTCGACGGCATCAGCCTCACCGTCGTCGAGGCCGGCGCCGAGCACTTCACCGTCAGCCTCATCCCCACCACCCTCGCCCTGACCACCCTCGGCATCAAGCAGCCCGGCGACCCGGTCAACCTGGAAGTGGACGTCGTCGCCAAGTACGTCGAGCGGTTGCTCGGCGACCGCGCCCCGGGGGCCGGCCGGTGA